The nucleotide sequence GCCACCGTAAACTGCAGCCCCCAATATCTCCACCCCCGAACTACTCTCCGTCGCCCAGAGGGTATCGCGCCGCTGGCATCTCCCTCTCCGAGCTCACTCTCTTTCACCGTCACAAACGTCACTCTTCTCGCCCGCCTCCCTCTCCTTGGCTCCTTGCTTGCTTCTTCCGCGTCGTCGACGGTAAATTCCTCGTCCTTGCCTCTGGTCTCTGTTTGTTCCTAACCCCTGTTCGTCCTTGTCCTCGTCCCTAAGCCCTCTCGCCTTTGTTCGTCCCCAACCCCAACCTCCCTGAGTCTCTGTTGTTTTAATTTGGTTCAATGATTTCACTCgcataaataagttattttttgaaaaaaaggttaattagtatCTGTAAGAGTATTGTCATTGTTTTGATCATTGTTCTAAATGTTTGGAAAAACTGGAAAAGCATTGTTTTGATCAACAAATAACAATATACTTAAGAACTTAAGATCATTGTTAAGCATTATTTGGGAAAACTGGAAAAGCCAAACAGTTTTGTTTTGATTTGTATGCATAGGATTGCTTACTGTTTGCATGTTAATTACAACTTAGCAGCTGATGAGAAAAAGCAAAATCTGTTTAAGTTTGTCATTCTGGAAAATTACTACACTCTTGATTCTACTGTACCAGGTTATGCTTGTAAATAATAACTTTTCATTCTTCATTCTTGAATAAAACTATGCACAACAATTATGATGGATATTGATAGTTCTGGATTGATTCTATCACCAATTTGATATGATCTTTTGTGTATAGCATTTACCGAGCTCCCGCTAAAAATTGGTATAGACATGATAAATTGCTTTGATCATTGTTATAAATTGGTTTTGAAGATGAATGTAACTAATGATCACCAGTCACATGTCAGTGTTGGCCAACAATCACAATTTTTATGTTGAATtgagaaattttgaattttatggaAAATTTATAtcgtatttttaataattttttatatttaattgaaTCGGTTCACCCACAGTTAGACCTTTGAACCATTGAACCTATTACTCGACCGGTTCACCAACCGTTCGGTTCTCGCAACTTCTACGTGATGATGGATTCTCGTGAAGGAGCAAGGAAGGGGATTGAAGAGGTAAAATTGAAGGACGAGGAAAATGTTTCTGCACAATATGAATTGTGTCAGTTGCCTATCACGTGCTTCACCGAAATCGTGAACGATGTCAGCCTCCATTTTCAGATTATACAGTTTCCAAAACAGGTTTTTTTTTCCCCAATTATggttctcatgcaaattcacttCTTTTTTGTGTTGATAAAATGATAATGATTAATGGTCAATGATGTGTTTGTGGGATTATGGCAGATATATGTGTGGGTTGGTTACACCTCTGCCAAATTGGGGAACTTGTATGCAGCTGCTCACACTCGCCCTGTAACTTCTCactcttttcaaaatcacatTTACTAATTCTTTTGTTTTCTAAAGATTGTGTTTTTATGTGGATTTGTGATATGTGATTGTGGTTAACTCAGAACAATAATGTATCAATAACTTCGTTAATGGGAGGGACTTCTGATAACACTGGCTCTGGTCTTGCTTGCCGCTTAGGTAACTATTATTATTGTCTTTCATAATAATgggagcaaaaaaaaaaattgtttatttgttttgttttagtTGTTGAATTGATGGTATTTGTGTTGTTTGTTTGTTGCAGTTCTGAAGACTGGTCTCAATGTCATTTTGGCTTGCAATATTCCCAAAAATAGCCCTATGATTGAGGTTTAGCACAGTTTTGTTATGTTCCTTGTATCATTGTGATTAATATGACGGTTCAAAAAAGAAATCATGTTCATATTTTATATCTTAGTTTTGCAAGTTGAATGGATATGCAGGCTGAAGCTGAGAAAATATTGGTTCAGAAACTCAATAGTATGGGTTACGGCATGTCTTGATTGGAGGAACTTGTAGCATTAGCGTTGCTTGCAAAACATTGGTACATTGACTCTCAATGCTCTGTGGCGCTATATCCTTTCTAGATTGGAAGAAATTTCTGTGTACATTGTACTTTTATATATGTAAGTTCTTGACAATTAGATCAGTTACTCTTTTAAGATTGTTGCTGCATTTGATATCAACTGGCTACAGATATTGCAATTTGACTACTTATAGCTACTTGGAATGTTTCATATGTAATTTCTTGATTCAAGAAAGAAGTGACAGAAGATATTCAGGGCCAAAACATTGTTACATCATTTGTATTGTATCTGAAAATCAGCAAAATTTCCTTGAGTGAAAGAGAGTAGATAAGTAAATTGGATATATGGTTTGCAAAACAATTTCCTTGGGACCAATGACAATGGTACCAATAAAAATAGTTTAATATGAATTAGTAGTTACTTTCATTCTTATAGTTCATAACTTCACATCTTGTTTTTGCAgagtttttaatttttgaatgttGAAGGTAAATAAATTTGGTATACTCTAAATTGATATCATGTTCCAAgtctttttaatttatatttttcaagAACAATCAAATCGATAGTAAAGCTACAAATAAAACAATCTCATGATAATTTTGGACCTCGGTTATTTTACTACTTTGAATTTTGGAGCCAGAGGCTATAACCGACGTTACTACCCATATCGTTAGTTACTATGATGTTCTTTGCTCACATAATCATGGCGTGAGATTTTTCAAGATAACAACAAAAAAATGGAAATGGAACACATTTCAATTGTGCAAGGAACACAGTTGGAAGGTTTCTTCCTAAACGAATTGAAGCAGAGAATATTCATAAACTTGAAACTAATCCAATATATTTTAGAATCCCGttagggagccaatggaatatttgtacaatgagttatgagttaaaaaatgaacatcacTTATACTCTTGACCTTTTGGATCTAAAGTTCTGATACCATGTTACGAAATCACTCATTCCAAAAGCTTAAATTGAtaggaaaaggtaacactaatggttatacctctaatactgaatcggacatccctaaaccttcattgtacacattggaCAGATActccattggctccctatacttcctcATTACAAAATAACCCAAATATGGTTAAGATAATAACCAATTAAAATGTGACCCATCATGAGTATCTGTACAATGTATATAATGGGCTGTTTATTTGGCTtaatatgagttaaaaatgaACATCCAGGTAAAATACTACTAATGGTATCAGGGATATATCCTACTGAATCGAACACAATACAggccattgtacacattgtacagatactccattggctccctatacttcctcttttgtaatttattatttgagatgggtAATGGTATAATTTCTTAAAGGGAAAGTATgcggagccaatggaatatttatacaatgtgtacaatggaggtttatggAGTATTAGAGATTATAATCATTAGTATTACCTTTTTTCATCAGCtgaagtttttgggatgagtggtatcatgacatggtattagagcactagatccaaaaggtcaagagttcgatccttggtgaattccaaaatcagtttaagcttttgggaagatgtttattatccctagtactcaGATGGGAAGATGGTATGCAAgatggaatgctcaagtgattagttaaattggaaattATTGGCTAAccctctatttactaacgctagaccttcccaagggagaggattaggatttgcgaataagagttagctcaatcacttgactttcctttatttagtaagggttaactaagtgaaaacaacaacctctttatactacacttgagagaactccaacaaggataggacttccaattaatcattctttcagtcaaagctttttattttaattacataaaacctcttgttaattttcattgctttaatttacaattatttattttcccattCCTCATTCCaaaaattctcagaaaattcataaccaataataaatcatacctcccgaggtctaaatacttcggttattaattttattaggggtttgttacttgtgacaaccaaatttttgtgcGAAAGGactctctgttggtttagaaactatacttgcaacgaggatttatttgtgaaattctttactagcagaaatccgttcCTCACGTATTTTTGACTTTCTTTAGGTGTATTTCAGGTTGAGTCTAGTAGAAGAGTCAACCAATAAACCAGCTGAAGAGAACATGATGGTTGTGCAGGTAGAGACCCAGTCACAAACTGAAGCGCTTTCAATGtgagtttttcaaaaaaatttcaaccttATAGCCATTTTATTTTCATGGGCTTTGTTAaccttttatttttgtcttgtttaGAGTTCCAATTCAAGTTTATCTATCATTGTCCCAGACAACCCCTGTGCCAGAAATTGAACCAACCCTTATGCCAGAAATTAAACCAACCCCTGCAAAGTCTTCAAGTGAAAAAATTAATGAAGAAACTATAAAAAGGTAAGGAATAATCTTGGGGTGTATTTGTTCATTGTTTGGGTGTATATTATCCTTGTTGGGGTGTATATCCTCACAATTGTTCTGTAACACTGCAGCACTCCAGAACCACCGGCAAAAACTGAAGAAAGCATACCTACGCTTCCACCAACTCCATCTAAAGTGTAAGTTCAGCAGAGTAAAATTTGGTTTTCAATATCATTCatctattcttattcttatagtaCGTTATATCTTATCATGCAGTAATTCAGCCCCAGAAGATGCTGCTGCActgatgatgatggcacggacagcatcgTACATTCCTAAAGAAGGTCcaatgccatcattcagcctcggcttgactgattcaagccaagaagaagcagcaacgcaAGAGGGTGTAGCAACGCAAGAGGGGGAGAGGGCGAAAACTCCTGAAACGCCAAAACTAATAGAACAGTTAGGGGAGCTGGTGGAAAAAATTGCAGGCAGCGGGGTGAAAACAGAAGGTAAAACTCCACAGATTCAAAAGCAAAGTGGCGAAGAAAGTTTTgaaaagtttgaaactcctgcgaGGACAAATGAAATGACGGctgaaataaaagagaaatgcTACATCTGGGCCACACGTGTGAAAACATACGCAGATGGAGCCACTAATGAGTATGACGCCATGTGCACACTCAATGCCCAAGATCGATACATTTTGTCAAAAATTCACTTCGCATCTCTCAAAGCTGGTACACATATAGAATCTGAGATAATATTAGAATTACATTAATCATTTTATCATGAAAAGTAACTGCAATATTGATTGATGTAAAATTGATTTGGGCTTTTatttctagattgtctctgccatgtgcCTCATTCTTAACCAGTAAAACATTAAAAGGGTTCAAGAAGAAACATACTGTCTCccccctgatattgtggtaagttGTACTtcaattcatttgggtgtattttctgtatttatttgggtgtattttctgtattcatTTGGATGTATTTTCTGTATTCATTTGGTGTTTTACAATTGTTGCAAAACATGGCCATTGAAAATCATCCAAAAGGGGTATTCTTACAGCCTAAAACCAATAAGCCATTCAGAgtggaagactacccaatgtttatGCCATTCTTGGACCTT is from Arachis ipaensis cultivar K30076 chromosome B01, Araip1.1, whole genome shotgun sequence and encodes:
- the LOC107635244 gene encoding uncharacterized protein LOC107635244, producing the protein MMDSREGARKGIEEVKLKDEENVSAQYELCQLPITCFTEIVNDVSLHFQIIQFPKQIYVWVGYTSAKLGNLYAAAHTRPNNNVSITSLMGGTSDNTGSGLACRLVLKTGLNVILACNIPKNSPMIEAEAEKILVQKLNSMGYGMS